A section of the Metabacillus endolithicus genome encodes:
- the dnaN gene encoding DNA polymerase III subunit beta, translated as MKFIIQRDKLVQSVQDVMKAVSSRTTIPILTGIKIVADSEGVTLTGSDSDISIESFIPAEEDDKENVEILQSGSVVLQAKFFSEIVKKLPMDIVEIEVGNHHSTVIRSGKAEFSLNGLDAEEYPHLPQIEEENIFKIPTDLLKAMVRQTVFAVSTSETRPILTGVNWKLENSELICIATDSHRLALRKSLINSENQSSYNVVIPGKSLSELSKILDDTNEPIEIVITENQVLFKAKNLLFFSRLLDGNYPDTSRLIPNESKTNLVLNSKDFLQAIDRASLLAKEARNNVVKLSTLTDGMIEVSSNSPEIGKVSEEIQVEQIDGEELKISFSAKYVMDALKALEGNEISVDFTGAMRPFVIRTKDDDSMLQLILPVRTY; from the coding sequence ATGAAATTCATTATTCAACGAGATAAATTAGTTCAAAGTGTTCAAGATGTAATGAAAGCTGTATCATCTAGAACAACAATTCCGATTTTAACAGGTATAAAAATTGTTGCTGATTCTGAAGGAGTCACATTAACTGGCAGTGACTCTGATATTTCTATCGAATCTTTTATTCCTGCTGAAGAAGATGACAAAGAGAATGTTGAAATTCTTCAATCAGGAAGTGTTGTTTTACAAGCCAAGTTTTTTAGTGAAATCGTTAAAAAATTGCCTATGGACATTGTAGAAATTGAAGTTGGAAATCACCATTCAACGGTAATCCGTTCAGGTAAGGCTGAATTTAGTCTAAATGGATTAGATGCAGAAGAATATCCTCATCTTCCACAAATTGAGGAAGAAAATATTTTTAAAATCCCAACCGATTTACTAAAAGCAATGGTTCGTCAAACAGTTTTTGCTGTTTCAACATCTGAGACAAGACCTATCTTAACAGGTGTAAACTGGAAGCTAGAAAACAGTGAGTTAATATGTATCGCAACAGATAGTCACCGCCTGGCATTAAGAAAATCCTTAATTAACTCAGAAAATCAAAGCTCTTACAATGTTGTCATTCCAGGAAAAAGTCTAAGTGAGTTAAGCAAAATTTTAGATGATACAAACGAACCAATTGAAATTGTCATTACTGAAAACCAAGTATTGTTTAAGGCAAAAAATCTATTATTTTTCTCAAGACTTTTAGACGGAAATTATCCTGATACTTCCCGTTTGATTCCAAATGAGAGTAAAACAAATTTAGTTCTAAATTCCAAAGATTTCTTACAAGCAATCGATCGTGCCTCCTTATTGGCTAAAGAAGCACGAAATAATGTTGTTAAACTATCAACTCTAACAGACGGGATGATTGAGGTTTCATCTAATTCCCCTGAGATTGGAAAAGTAAGTGAAGAAATACAAGTGGAGCAAATTGATGGTGAAGAATTAAAGATTTCATTTAGTGCAAAATATGTAATGGATGCTTTAAAGGCACTTGAAGGAAATGAAATCAGCGTTGACTTCACTGGAGCAATGAGACCTTTTGTTATTCGTACAAAAGATGACGATTCTATGTTACAGTTAATTTTACCAGTTAGAACATATTGA
- the yaaA gene encoding S4 domain-containing protein YaaA, with amino-acid sequence MAKPVKIDTEFITLGQFLKLADVIQSGGMAKWFLAEYEIFVNNEPENRRGKKLRDGDVLYIPDFGTYIVKN; translated from the coding sequence ATGGCAAAACCAGTTAAAATTGATACAGAGTTTATAACATTAGGTCAATTCCTAAAATTAGCAGATGTTATTCAATCTGGTGGGATGGCTAAATGGTTTTTAGCTGAATACGAAATCTTTGTGAATAATGAACCTGAAAATCGCCGTGGTAAAAAGCTAAGAGATGGTGATGTTTTATATATTCCTGATTTCGGCACATATATTGTGAAAAATTAA
- the recF gene encoding DNA replication/repair protein RecF (All proteins in this family for which functions are known are DNA-binding proteins that assist the filamentation of RecA onto DNA for the initiation of recombination or recombinational repair.) translates to MFINELKLKNYRNYEELTIQFENKVNVILGENAQGKTNVMESIYVLAMAKSHRTSNDKELIGWDKEYAKIEGSIEKYNRSTALQLVISKKGKKAKLNHIEQEKLSQYVGAMNVIMFAPEDLNLVKGSPQVRRRFIDMEIGQVSAIYLHDLSRYQKIMQQRNHYLKLLQMRKQKDQTMLDVLTEQLCEAAAKIIYKRLRFISELQKWAEPVHSGISRGLETLRIKYKPSVDVSEDYDLTKMIEAYEQKFAKIREKEIERGATLAGPHRDDLTFFVNDHDVQTYGSQGQQRTTALSLKLAEIDLIHNEIGEYPILLLDDVLSELDDYRQSHLLNTIQGKVQTFVTTTSVEGIDHQTLKEAATFRVRAGELADDKRGD, encoded by the coding sequence TTGTTTATAAATGAGCTGAAATTAAAAAATTATCGTAATTATGAAGAATTGACGATTCAGTTTGAAAATAAAGTGAATGTAATTTTAGGTGAAAATGCACAAGGTAAAACCAATGTGATGGAATCAATCTATGTGCTTGCTATGGCGAAGTCACACCGAACTTCAAATGATAAAGAGTTGATTGGCTGGGACAAAGAATATGCTAAAATAGAAGGTAGTATCGAAAAATATAATCGTTCAACTGCCCTTCAATTAGTTATTTCTAAAAAAGGCAAAAAAGCAAAATTAAATCATATTGAGCAAGAGAAACTCAGCCAATACGTCGGGGCAATGAATGTGATTATGTTTGCACCAGAGGATTTGAATTTAGTAAAAGGAAGCCCTCAGGTAAGAAGAAGATTTATAGATATGGAAATTGGTCAGGTTTCAGCTATCTATCTGCATGATTTGAGTCGTTATCAAAAAATTATGCAGCAGCGTAATCATTATTTGAAGCTGTTACAGATGCGCAAACAAAAGGATCAAACGATGCTTGATGTTTTAACTGAACAACTGTGTGAGGCAGCTGCAAAAATCATTTATAAACGTTTGCGGTTTATTTCTGAGCTCCAAAAATGGGCTGAGCCTGTGCATTCAGGGATAAGCAGAGGCTTAGAAACACTAAGAATCAAATATAAACCCTCTGTGGATGTATCAGAAGATTATGATTTGACGAAAATGATAGAAGCATATGAACAAAAATTTGCTAAAATAAGAGAGAAGGAAATTGAACGGGGGGCAACTTTAGCAGGCCCACACCGGGATGACTTAACCTTTTTTGTAAATGACCATGATGTGCAAACCTATGGTTCACAGGGACAACAAAGAACCACTGCTTTATCGTTAAAACTAGCGGAGATTGACCTGATTCATAATGAGATAGGAGAATATCCAATCCTCTTGCTTGATGATGTTTTATCCGAACTGGATGATTATAGACAATCACACTTATTGAACACCATTCAAGGCAAGGTTCAAACGTTTGTAACAACAACAAGTGTTGAAGGAATTGATCATCAAACATTAAAAGAAGCTGCTACTTTCCGTGTAAGAGCAGGAGAGCTTGCTGACGATAAAAGAGGTGACTGA
- the remB gene encoding extracellular matrix regulator RemB: MYIHLGDNFVVPSKEVVMILDRHSSQDSAIVDEFFQKQKERIVQLANGEAKSIIVTVNKIYFSPLSSSTLKKRAQVAFDID; this comes from the coding sequence TTGTATATTCATCTGGGAGACAATTTTGTTGTACCATCAAAAGAGGTCGTGATGATATTGGATCGACACTCTTCACAAGATTCCGCCATTGTAGATGAATTTTTTCAAAAGCAAAAAGAAAGAATCGTTCAACTGGCAAATGGTGAAGCAAAATCCATTATTGTGACGGTTAATAAAATTTATTTCTCGCCTTTATCATCAAGTACATTAAAAAAACGAGCACAAGTTGCTTTTGATATAGATTAA
- the gyrB gene encoding DNA topoisomerase (ATP-hydrolyzing) subunit B — translation MTTENNQVQQQSYDENQIQVLEGLEAVRKRPGMYIGSTSSKGLHHLVWEIVDNSIDEALAGFCNEINVTIEEDNSITVKDNGRGIPVGIHEKMGRPAVEVIMTVLHAGGKFGGGGYKVSGGLHGVGASVVNALSTELNVTVHREGKVHFQRFNKGIPAADLEVIGETDVTGTITHFKPDAEIFQETTVYDYEILANRIRELAFLNRGLKITIEDKRENKRSNEYYYEGGIKSYVEHLNRTREVIHDEPVYIEGEKDGITTEVAIQYNDSYTSNIYSFANNIHTYEGGTHEAGFKSALTRVINDYARKNKIFKDNDDNLSGEDVREGITAIISVKHPDPQFEGQTKTKLGNSEVRTVTDSVFSEAFDKFMLENPSVARKIVEKGLMAARARLAAKKARELTRRKSALEISSLPGKLADCSSKDPSISEIYIVEGDSAGGSAKQGRDRHFQAILPLRGKILNVEKARLDKILSNNEIRAIITALGTGIGEDFDIIKARYHKVVIMTDADVDGAHIRTLLLTFFYRYMRPIVEKGYIYIAQPPLYKIQQGKRVEYAYNDKQLDSYLAEMPEQPKPGIQRYKGLGEMNPDQLWETTMDPETRTLLQVTLEDAIEADETFDTLMGDKVEPRRNFIEENAQYVKNLDI, via the coding sequence GTGACGACGGAAAATAATCAAGTTCAACAACAATCATATGATGAAAATCAGATTCAGGTTTTAGAAGGTTTAGAGGCAGTTCGTAAACGTCCAGGTATGTATATAGGATCTACGAGCAGTAAGGGTCTGCATCATTTGGTTTGGGAAATTGTTGATAATAGTATTGATGAGGCCTTAGCGGGCTTCTGTAATGAAATTAATGTCACCATTGAAGAAGATAATAGTATTACTGTTAAAGATAATGGGCGTGGTATTCCTGTAGGGATACATGAAAAAATGGGACGTCCTGCAGTAGAAGTTATCATGACAGTATTGCATGCTGGAGGAAAATTCGGTGGTGGAGGATACAAAGTATCGGGTGGACTTCATGGTGTAGGGGCATCTGTTGTTAATGCTCTTTCTACAGAATTAAATGTAACAGTACATCGTGAAGGAAAAGTACACTTCCAAAGATTTAATAAAGGTATTCCAGCAGCTGATTTAGAGGTAATTGGTGAGACGGATGTTACAGGCACGATCACCCACTTTAAGCCAGATGCGGAAATTTTCCAAGAAACAACTGTCTATGATTATGAAATATTAGCGAACCGTATTCGTGAATTAGCATTTTTAAATCGTGGATTGAAAATTACGATTGAAGATAAACGAGAAAACAAACGTTCAAATGAATACTACTATGAGGGTGGAATTAAGTCATATGTAGAGCATTTAAACCGTACGCGCGAGGTTATTCATGATGAGCCGGTTTATATTGAGGGAGAAAAAGATGGTATTACAACCGAAGTAGCTATTCAGTATAATGACAGCTATACAAGTAATATTTATTCTTTTGCAAACAATATTCACACCTATGAAGGTGGAACACATGAAGCAGGCTTTAAATCTGCATTAACTCGTGTGATCAATGACTACGCTCGTAAAAATAAAATATTTAAAGATAATGATGATAACCTTTCTGGAGAAGATGTTCGAGAAGGTATTACAGCTATCATCTCTGTTAAACATCCAGATCCCCAATTCGAGGGTCAAACAAAAACGAAGTTAGGTAACTCTGAGGTTCGTACAGTAACAGATTCTGTTTTCTCTGAAGCATTTGATAAATTCATGTTAGAAAATCCTTCAGTAGCTAGAAAGATCGTTGAAAAAGGTTTAATGGCTGCAAGGGCCCGTTTAGCTGCAAAAAAAGCTCGTGAATTAACAAGAAGGAAAAGTGCATTAGAAATCTCAAGTTTACCTGGTAAATTAGCGGACTGTTCTTCTAAGGATCCTTCTATTAGTGAGATTTATATTGTTGAGGGTGATTCTGCAGGTGGATCTGCAAAACAAGGAAGAGACAGACACTTTCAAGCGATACTGCCTTTAAGAGGTAAAATTTTAAACGTAGAAAAAGCAAGGCTTGATAAAATTCTTTCAAACAATGAAATAAGAGCGATTATAACCGCACTTGGAACAGGTATCGGAGAAGATTTTGATATTATAAAAGCCCGCTATCATAAAGTTGTTATTATGACAGATGCGGATGTAGATGGAGCACACATTCGTACTCTACTATTGACGTTCTTTTATCGTTATATGCGTCCAATTGTTGAAAAAGGTTATATTTATATTGCTCAGCCTCCACTTTATAAAATTCAACAAGGAAAACGAGTTGAGTATGCCTATAACGATAAACAATTAGATTCATACTTGGCTGAAATGCCTGAACAACCTAAACCAGGCATCCAACGCTATAAAGGTTTAGGAGAAATGAATCCTGATCAGTTATGGGAAACAACAATGGATCCAGAAACACGTACATTACTTCAAGTAACACTAGAAGATGCGATTGAAGCAGATGAAACATTTGATACGTTAATGGGCGATAAAGTAGAGCCGCGTAGAAACTTCATCGAAGAAAACGCACAGTACGTTAAAAATCTTGATATTTAA
- the gyrA gene encoding DNA gyrase subunit A: MAENQGSHVIERNISNEMRESFLGYAMSVIVSRALPDVRDGLKPVHRRILYAMNDLGMTSDKPFKKSARIVGEVIGKYHPHGDSAVYETMVRMAQNFNYRYMLVDGHGNFGSVDGDSAAAMRYTEARMSKISMELIRDINKDTIDYQDNYDGSEREPVVLPARFPNLLVNGATGIAVGMATNIPPHQLGEIIDGVLAISKDPDISIPEIMEIIPGPDFPTAGQIIGRSGIRKAYETGRGSITLRAKVEIEEKASGKQVIIVKEIPYQVNKAKLVEKIAELVRDKKIDGITDLRDESDRNGMRVVIEVRKDANANVLLNNLYKQTALQTSFGINMLSLVDGHPKVLNIKQMLYYYLEHQKVVIKRRTAFELRKAEARAHILEGLRIALDHLDAVIALIRSSQTTEIARNGLMEQFSLSEKQAQAILDMRLQRLTGLEREKIEEEYQSLVKLIAELKAILADEEKVLEIIREELTEIKERFNDERRTEIVAGGIESIEDEDLIPVENIVITLTHNGYIKRLPVSTYRTQKRGGRGIQGMGTNDDDFVEQLLTTSTHDTILFFTNKGKVYRAKGYEIPEFSRTAKGLPIINLLSVEKGEWVNAIIPVSEFVDDWFLFFTTKDGVSKRSPLSQFANIRNNGLIAVGLREEDELISVKLTDGSKDIIIGTKNGMLIRFPESDVRSMGRTASGVKGISLEESDEVVGMEILEDDVDVLIVTSNGYGKRTPAEEYRIQSRGGKGLKTCNITEKNGPVVSVKAATGEEDIMLITASGIVIRMDVDTISKMGRNTQGVKLIRLDENVSVSTVALVQKEEDSQDEMNEEELEETEQQLENDSSEE; encoded by the coding sequence ATGGCGGAAAATCAAGGATCACATGTTATTGAGAGAAATATTAGTAATGAAATGCGAGAATCTTTTTTAGGTTATGCGATGAGTGTAATTGTGTCTCGTGCATTACCGGACGTTCGTGATGGACTGAAACCTGTTCATCGACGCATTCTCTATGCAATGAATGACTTAGGAATGACATCTGATAAACCATTTAAAAAATCAGCACGTATCGTTGGAGAAGTTATTGGTAAATACCATCCACACGGTGACTCTGCTGTATATGAAACAATGGTTCGTATGGCACAGAATTTTAACTATAGATATATGCTAGTAGATGGACACGGAAACTTCGGTTCAGTTGATGGAGATTCAGCAGCTGCGATGCGTTATACCGAAGCTCGTATGTCTAAAATATCGATGGAGCTAATCCGTGATATAAACAAAGATACAATTGATTATCAAGATAACTATGATGGCTCCGAAAGAGAACCGGTAGTCCTTCCAGCGAGATTTCCTAATTTACTTGTGAACGGTGCTACTGGAATTGCGGTAGGAATGGCAACAAATATTCCTCCACATCAATTAGGTGAAATTATTGACGGGGTTCTAGCTATTAGTAAGGATCCTGATATATCAATTCCTGAAATAATGGAAATTATCCCGGGGCCGGACTTCCCAACAGCTGGACAAATTATCGGAAGAAGCGGAATCCGAAAAGCATATGAAACTGGCCGTGGTTCAATTACCCTTAGAGCGAAGGTTGAGATTGAAGAAAAGGCTTCAGGTAAGCAAGTAATTATCGTCAAGGAAATTCCTTATCAAGTAAATAAAGCAAAGCTAGTTGAAAAAATTGCAGAGCTTGTTCGAGATAAAAAGATTGACGGAATTACAGATTTACGTGATGAATCTGATCGTAACGGGATGCGTGTTGTTATCGAGGTTCGTAAGGATGCTAATGCGAATGTGTTACTTAATAACCTTTATAAACAAACAGCACTTCAAACAAGCTTTGGTATTAATATGCTATCTCTAGTAGATGGACATCCTAAAGTATTAAATATTAAGCAAATGCTTTATTACTATCTTGAACATCAAAAAGTAGTGATTAAACGTCGTACTGCTTTTGAATTAAGAAAAGCAGAGGCACGTGCTCACATTTTAGAAGGTTTACGAATTGCCCTTGATCATTTGGATGCTGTGATTGCCTTAATTCGTAGCTCGCAAACAACTGAAATTGCCCGTAACGGATTAATGGAACAGTTTTCTTTAAGTGAGAAGCAAGCACAAGCAATCCTTGATATGAGACTTCAACGATTAACAGGTTTAGAAAGAGAAAAAATTGAAGAAGAATATCAATCACTTGTGAAACTAATTGCAGAACTAAAAGCAATTCTTGCGGATGAAGAGAAAGTACTTGAAATCATACGTGAAGAGCTAACTGAAATTAAAGAGCGATTCAACGATGAGCGCCGTACTGAAATTGTAGCAGGTGGAATTGAAAGTATTGAAGATGAGGATTTAATTCCTGTAGAAAACATTGTTATTACATTAACTCATAATGGATACATTAAACGACTTCCTGTTTCAACATATCGTACACAAAAACGTGGTGGACGTGGTATACAAGGTATGGGAACAAATGATGATGACTTTGTTGAACAACTACTAACAACATCAACCCATGATACGATTCTTTTCTTTACAAACAAAGGAAAAGTATATCGAGCAAAAGGTTATGAAATACCTGAGTTTAGTAGAACAGCTAAAGGATTGCCGATCATAAATCTTCTGAGTGTAGAAAAAGGTGAGTGGGTTAATGCAATCATTCCGGTTTCGGAATTTGTAGATGATTGGTTCTTATTCTTTACTACAAAAGATGGAGTGTCAAAACGTTCTCCTCTATCTCAATTTGCTAATATCCGAAACAACGGTTTAATTGCAGTAGGACTTCGTGAAGAAGATGAGCTTATTTCTGTAAAATTAACTGATGGTTCAAAGGATATCATCATCGGCACGAAAAATGGTATGCTTATCCGATTCCCGGAATCAGATGTTCGTTCTATGGGTAGAACAGCTTCAGGAGTAAAAGGAATCTCACTTGAAGAAAGTGATGAAGTTGTTGGTATGGAGATTCTTGAAGATGATGTGGATGTTTTAATTGTAACAAGCAATGGTTACGGTAAACGTACTCCTGCTGAGGAATATCGCATACAAAGTCGTGGTGGTAAAGGATTAAAAACTTGTAATATTACAGAGAAAAATGGCCCAGTTGTCTCTGTGAAAGCAGCTACAGGTGAAGAGGATATTATGTTGATTACGGCAAGCGGAATTGTCATTCGTATGGATGTTGATACGATTTCTAAAATGGGCCGTAACACTCAAGGTGTAAAATTAATTAGACTTGATGAAAATGTATCTGTATCTACTGTAGCGTTAGTGCAAAAAGAAGAAGATTCTCAAGATGAAATGAATGAAGAAGAACTAGAAGAAACAGAACAGCAGTTGGAAAATGATTCATCTGAAGAATAA
- a CDS encoding HD-GYP domain-containing protein — translation MKIHISQLEEGCILSKPILSATNKPLAYKNTIITKHIKEALIAFLVKEVEVENILENGQEFKLAGHSNEQDETEDKVVEDSVIIKSFYHQYLEAVQAYKQLFISWQSGVQIDINKVRQLILPLVSEIESNDEEVFKLYHYCKQEDYMYHHSVSVALVSAFLAQKLGYQKGEINQIALTGLLCDCGMSKVNPAILTKKVTLTESEYKDIKQHPAHSYNLLKNIMSIKDGVKLGVLQHHHERIDGSGYPLSVKAEKLHPYSKIVALADIYQAMVAVRPYRSKQSPFKVLEQIMEDEFGKFDLTIINELKKGITRFSTGTKVKLSDGLDAEIIFMDDNNPTRPMVKYLYSQEIISLKDRRELFIEEII, via the coding sequence TTGAAGATTCATATTAGTCAATTAGAAGAAGGTTGTATCTTATCAAAGCCGATTTTATCAGCAACTAATAAACCTTTAGCATATAAAAATACAATTATTACAAAGCACATTAAGGAAGCACTTATAGCATTTCTAGTAAAAGAAGTTGAAGTGGAAAACATTCTTGAAAACGGCCAGGAATTCAAATTAGCTGGACATAGTAATGAGCAAGATGAAACAGAAGATAAAGTGGTTGAGGATAGTGTAATAATAAAATCGTTTTACCACCAATACCTTGAAGCTGTACAAGCTTATAAACAGCTTTTTATAAGTTGGCAGTCAGGTGTTCAAATTGATATCAACAAAGTAAGACAATTGATTTTACCCCTAGTTTCTGAAATTGAAAGTAATGATGAGGAAGTCTTTAAACTCTATCATTATTGTAAGCAGGAAGATTATATGTACCACCATAGTGTATCTGTGGCGTTAGTAAGTGCCTTTCTAGCTCAAAAATTAGGCTATCAAAAGGGAGAAATAAATCAAATTGCTTTAACGGGATTATTATGTGATTGTGGTATGTCAAAAGTAAACCCAGCAATCCTAACTAAAAAAGTAACATTAACCGAAAGTGAATATAAAGATATTAAACAACATCCGGCCCATAGCTATAATTTATTAAAAAATATTATGTCAATTAAGGATGGAGTGAAGTTGGGGGTTCTTCAGCATCATCATGAACGAATAGATGGAAGTGGATATCCCCTAAGCGTGAAAGCTGAAAAGCTCCATCCTTATAGCAAAATAGTAGCATTAGCTGATATTTACCAAGCTATGGTTGCAGTAAGACCATATAGAAGTAAGCAGTCACCATTTAAAGTGTTAGAACAAATTATGGAGGACGAATTCGGGAAATTTGATCTTACAATTATTAATGAATTAAAAAAAGGAATAACAAGGTTTTCTACAGGTACAAAGGTAAAGTTATCAGATGGATTAGATGCTGAAATTATTTTTATGGATGATAATAATCCAACTAGACCTATGGTGAAATACTTGTATTCTCAAGAGATCATCTCTTTAAAAGATAGAAGAGAATTATTTATTGAAGAAATTATATAA